Proteins encoded in a region of the Haloglomus salinum genome:
- the pepF gene encoding oligoendopeptidase F, with translation MSAADVPEREEVDEQYKWDLDSLFASDGEWEEAFEAVNERLDDLEAYEGRVTADADALEAVLETREEIMREVADVSAYARMRSDEDTADQHYQALSARAQSLSADASSAASFIEPELQQCTREELQAFVEENPALEQYEHYFDDVLRMKPHTRSSEVEELLADLSEVTGAGGEVYNMLTNADMEFPPVEKPDGSEVRPTLSNFTTLLKNRDRDFRQRVSETFYDEWAGLRNAVGTAYKNSVKADIKLARARNYDTARAASLDDANIPVGVYDNLVDTVEANLDTLHRHAELKRDVLGVDELRSWDLYTPLAEGEVEVPYEEARDHVVEAVAPLGEDYQSRVAEGLDSRWVDVYETANKRSGAYSGGTYDSQPYILMNYQDDITSMYTLAHELGHSLHSELTSETQPHVYSGYEIFVAEVASTVNEALLTEHLLETVEDEEFRRHVLDEYLERFRSTLFRQTMFADFEHRTHELAEDGEAITPDVCDEIYGDLKAEYYEPMALDDGIRREWMRIPHFYYGFYVYQYATGISAANALVDRIMEEGEPAAADYREFLSKGSREYPLELLRGAGVDMASPDPVEHAIDAYGDLVAEFESLT, from the coding sequence ATGAGTGCCGCGGACGTTCCGGAACGGGAGGAGGTCGACGAGCAGTACAAGTGGGACCTCGACTCCCTGTTCGCAAGCGACGGTGAGTGGGAGGAGGCGTTCGAGGCGGTGAACGAGCGCCTCGACGACCTCGAGGCGTACGAGGGGCGCGTCACGGCCGACGCCGACGCGCTCGAGGCGGTCCTCGAGACACGCGAGGAGATCATGCGCGAGGTGGCGGATGTCTCCGCGTACGCGCGCATGCGAAGCGACGAGGACACCGCCGACCAGCACTACCAGGCGCTGTCGGCGCGGGCGCAGTCGCTGTCGGCCGACGCGTCCTCGGCCGCCTCGTTCATCGAGCCCGAGCTACAGCAGTGCACCCGCGAGGAGTTGCAGGCGTTCGTCGAGGAGAACCCCGCACTCGAGCAGTACGAGCACTACTTCGACGACGTGCTCCGGATGAAGCCCCACACCCGTTCCTCGGAGGTCGAGGAGCTACTGGCGGACCTCTCGGAGGTCACGGGTGCGGGCGGCGAGGTGTACAACATGCTGACGAACGCGGACATGGAGTTCCCGCCGGTCGAGAAGCCCGACGGGAGCGAGGTCCGCCCCACACTCTCGAACTTCACCACCCTGCTCAAGAACCGCGACCGCGACTTCCGCCAGCGGGTCAGCGAGACCTTCTACGACGAGTGGGCTGGCCTCCGGAACGCCGTCGGTACGGCGTACAAGAACAGTGTCAAGGCCGATATCAAGCTGGCCCGGGCCCGGAACTACGACACCGCTCGTGCGGCGAGCCTCGACGACGCCAATATCCCGGTCGGGGTGTACGACAACCTCGTCGACACCGTCGAGGCCAACCTCGACACCCTCCACCGGCACGCCGAACTCAAGCGCGACGTACTCGGGGTCGACGAACTCCGGAGCTGGGACCTCTACACCCCGCTCGCCGAGGGCGAGGTCGAGGTCCCCTACGAGGAAGCCCGCGACCACGTCGTCGAGGCGGTCGCCCCACTGGGCGAGGACTACCAGTCTCGTGTGGCCGAGGGCCTGGACTCGCGCTGGGTCGACGTCTACGAGACCGCGAACAAGCGCTCGGGCGCCTACTCCGGTGGGACCTACGACAGCCAGCCGTACATCCTGATGAACTACCAGGACGACATCACCTCGATGTACACGCTGGCCCACGAACTCGGCCACTCGCTGCACTCCGAACTGACCAGCGAGACACAGCCACACGTCTACTCGGGCTACGAGATCTTCGTCGCCGAGGTCGCCTCCACCGTGAACGAGGCGCTGCTCACCGAGCACCTGCTCGAGACGGTCGAGGACGAGGAGTTCCGCCGGCACGTCCTCGACGAGTACCTCGAGCGGTTCCGCTCGACGCTGTTCCGCCAGACGATGTTCGCGGACTTCGAGCACCGGACCCACGAACTCGCCGAGGACGGCGAGGCCATCACGCCGGATGTCTGCGACGAAATCTACGGTGACCTCAAGGCCGAGTACTACGAGCCGATGGCCTTGGACGACGGCATCCGGCGGGAGTGGATGCGCATCCCCCACTTCTACTACGGGTTCTACGTCTACCAGTACGCGACCGGCATCTCGGCGGCGAACGCGCTGGTCGACCGCATCATGGAGGAGGGCGAGCCCGCGGCTGCCGACTACCGCGAGTTCCTCTCGAAGGGCTCACGGGAGTATCCGCTCGAACTCCTGCGTGGCGCCGGCGTGGACATGGCCTCGCCCGACCCCGTCGAGCACGCTATCGACGCGTATGGCGACCTCGTCGCGGAGTTCGAGTCGCTGACGTAG